The Candidatus Zixiibacteriota bacterium genome includes a window with the following:
- a CDS encoding AAA family ATPase, whose protein sequence is MKINRLAEYYHEGIPEKRGPHLVSLLSGKGGVGKSTIAFNLAATMAEADEKCLLIDTDWYFGNQHILANVTPRGTLLDVTGNRNDAEKALTEVNNNLHLIASPSCAVDPQDFEAGSFAHFAADIRSLFHVYDFVILDTPSGLIDLIRLAACTSDTNIIVVNPELTSIADSYGLFKYLAKCNKNIAVHLLINRVTNSNDHEYIYQKLAVTAERFLGILPYDGGYLLEDDAIVTSVAQQKPLIGLAPASPAMDGLLSLRNLLRGERANGAEYNRVNLTGNINSQRILADIKE, encoded by the coding sequence ATGAAGATTAATCGTCTGGCCGAATATTATCATGAAGGCATCCCGGAGAAGAGGGGACCCCATCTGGTTTCATTGCTTTCCGGAAAAGGGGGCGTTGGGAAATCGACCATCGCTTTCAACCTGGCCGCGACCATGGCCGAGGCCGATGAAAAATGCCTGCTTATCGACACCGACTGGTATTTCGGAAATCAGCATATTCTTGCCAACGTAACGCCTCGGGGCACCCTGCTGGATGTCACCGGAAATCGTAATGATGCAGAAAAGGCGCTAACGGAAGTCAATAACAATCTGCATTTGATTGCCTCACCCTCATGCGCCGTCGACCCCCAGGATTTTGAAGCCGGATCGTTTGCGCATTTTGCGGCGGATATTCGTTCTCTTTTCCACGTCTACGATTTTGTTATCCTCGATACCCCCTCGGGCCTGATCGATCTGATTCGTCTTGCGGCATGCACGTCCGATACCAATATCATCGTTGTCAATCCCGAGCTAACCTCGATTGCCGATTCGTATGGCCTTTTCAAGTATCTTGCAAAATGCAATAAAAATATCGCTGTGCATTTATTGATCAATCGTGTCACGAACAGCAATGATCATGAGTATATATATCAGAAATTGGCGGTCACGGCCGAGCGGTTTCTTGGGATTCTGCCGTACGACGGCGGCTATCTCCTTGAGGATGATGCAATTGTCACATCGGTGGCGCAACAGAAACCGCTAATCGGATTGGCGCCGGCCTCACCGGCCATGGACGGGCTTCTGTCTCTAAGAAATCTGCTTCGGGGTGAAAGGGCAAACGGGGCCGAGTATAATCGTGTCAATTTAACCGGAAATATAAATTCTCAAAGGATTCTAGCCGATATAAAGGAATAG
- the fliQ gene encoding flagellar biosynthesis protein FliQ, which produces MTPELIVTIARDAIITMLLVSAPMLISGLLIGLIISILQAITQIHEMTLTFIPKIIVVAVSLLLFLPWIISTLVEFTQRMYGMISTL; this is translated from the coding sequence ATGACTCCGGAATTGATTGTCACAATCGCCCGCGATGCGATTATCACCATGCTTCTGGTTTCGGCCCCGATGCTGATTTCAGGGCTGCTTATCGGGCTCATAATTTCCATCCTTCAGGCGATCACCCAGATTCACGAAATGACGCTGACCTTCATTCCCAAGATTATCGTGGTGGCGGTTTCTTTGCTCCTTTTTCTCCCCTGGATTATCAGCACGCTGGTGGAATTCACCCAGCGAATGTATGGAATGATTTCAACCTTATGA
- the flhA gene encoding flagellar biosynthesis protein FlhA, producing MAFEGNSLLSNLMKRSDIILAVFVIGTIGVLVIPVPPGFLDFALAFNITFSLVILLTTLYITRPLELSVFPGMLLIVTLMRLALNVASTRLILGNGYAGEVINSFGNFVVRGNYVVGFIIFIILVIIQFVVITKGAGRISEVAARFTLDAMPGKQMAIDADLNAGLIDDQEARRRREEIAREADFYGAMDGASKFVRGDAIAGILITMVNVVGGFIIGILMQGKTVSDALRTYTLLSVGDGLVTQIPALIVSTAAGIIVTRAASTSNMGSDLTNQLVKQPRAIMIAASMLVLFGIVPGMPTLPFVLLGAVVGAIGYITNENLKKKKVDDDRQLAQKGANAPPERTEDLLKVDSLEVEIGYGLIPLVDASQGGDLLDRVSTIRRQLASEMGVIVPPIRIRDNVQLQPNQYRIKVKGINIAGYELMLDHVLAINPGYVQDELEGFATNEPAFGLGATWIIPNLKELAESRGYTTVIPSAVLATHLTETIKIYAAELLSRQDVAHLIDTLKEDHPSLVNDVIPSVVPLSAIQRVLQVLLTERIPIRDLAAIVETITDYYPVTKETDVLAEYVRMALKRQITNMHRDKDNRIHVFTIDPTIEQMLTDAVQNTKQGLMLVIAPADSEKLLKAFGRQIERITTEGHNPICLCSPNIRLALKRLTEAAYSGLIVLSYNEITNNVEVISIGTVRIGDDN from the coding sequence ATGGCGTTTGAAGGCAATTCCCTGCTTAGCAATCTCATGAAGCGCTCGGATATAATCCTGGCGGTTTTTGTCATCGGGACCATCGGGGTTCTGGTGATACCGGTGCCGCCCGGATTCCTCGATTTCGCTCTGGCTTTCAATATAACTTTCTCGCTGGTTATCCTTTTGACCACCCTTTATATCACCCGGCCGCTCGAACTCTCGGTTTTCCCCGGCATGCTTTTAATAGTTACGCTGATGCGGCTGGCGTTGAATGTCGCCTCGACCCGTCTGATTCTGGGCAACGGATACGCCGGCGAAGTCATCAACTCTTTCGGAAATTTCGTTGTCCGCGGCAATTATGTCGTGGGCTTTATCATCTTCATAATTCTGGTCATCATTCAGTTTGTCGTTATCACCAAGGGGGCCGGACGCATCTCGGAAGTGGCCGCACGGTTCACTCTCGATGCCATGCCCGGAAAGCAGATGGCCATCGATGCCGACCTCAACGCCGGATTAATCGATGACCAGGAGGCCCGCCGCCGTCGCGAAGAGATTGCCCGCGAAGCCGACTTTTACGGCGCCATGGATGGCGCCTCCAAGTTCGTCCGCGGCGATGCTATCGCCGGCATCCTTATCACCATGGTTAACGTGGTCGGCGGATTCATCATCGGCATTCTGATGCAGGGGAAAACGGTCTCCGATGCTCTGCGCACCTATACGCTTCTGTCGGTGGGCGACGGTCTGGTCACTCAGATACCGGCGCTGATCGTTTCCACCGCCGCCGGCATCATTGTCACCCGGGCCGCGTCGACATCGAATATGGGCAGCGATCTCACCAATCAACTGGTGAAACAACCGCGCGCCATAATGATTGCGGCCTCGATGTTGGTGCTGTTCGGCATTGTGCCCGGTATGCCGACCCTGCCCTTTGTCCTCTTGGGAGCTGTGGTCGGCGCGATCGGATATATCACCAACGAAAACCTGAAGAAAAAGAAAGTGGATGATGATAGACAGTTGGCGCAGAAGGGCGCAAATGCCCCGCCGGAGCGCACCGAGGATCTTCTCAAAGTCGATTCCCTCGAAGTTGAAATCGGTTACGGCCTTATTCCTCTGGTCGATGCCAGTCAGGGCGGTGACCTGCTCGATCGCGTCTCGACCATTCGTCGCCAGCTGGCGTCGGAAATGGGTGTTATTGTCCCACCCATTCGTATCCGCGACAATGTCCAGCTTCAGCCCAATCAGTACCGTATTAAAGTCAAAGGCATAAATATCGCGGGCTACGAATTGATGCTAGACCATGTCCTGGCCATCAATCCCGGATATGTTCAGGATGAATTGGAAGGATTCGCCACCAATGAGCCGGCTTTTGGCTTGGGGGCGACCTGGATTATTCCCAACTTGAAAGAACTGGCCGAGTCGCGCGGGTACACCACCGTCATACCCTCGGCCGTACTGGCGACACATCTCACTGAGACAATCAAGATCTATGCGGCCGAATTACTCAGCCGCCAGGATGTGGCTCATCTGATAGATACTCTCAAGGAGGACCATCCCTCGCTGGTGAATGATGTTATCCCGTCCGTGGTGCCTCTTTCGGCCATCCAGCGCGTGCTTCAGGTGCTTCTCACCGAACGGATTCCTATTCGCGACCTGGCCGCCATTGTGGAAACCATTACCGATTATTACCCCGTCACCAAAGAAACTGATGTTCTCGCAGAATATGTGAGAATGGCGCTGAAACGGCAGATAACTAATATGCATCGTGATAAAGACAACCGCATTCATGTCTTTACCATCGATCCGACTATTGAACAGATGCTTACCGACGCCGTGCAGAACACCAAGCAGGGACTGATGCTGGTAATTGCACCGGCCGATTCGGAAAAACTATTGAAGGCTTTCGGACGGCAGATTGAGCGTATAACCACGGAAGGACATAATCCGATCTGCCTCTGCTCCCCCAATATCAGGCTCGCTCTAAAACGTTTGACCGAGGCCGCCTATTCCGGCCTGATAGTGCTCTCTTACAATGAAATTACCAACAATGTGGAGGTCATCTCCATCGGAACAGTGAGAATTGGCGATGATAATTAA
- a CDS encoding FliA/WhiG family RNA polymerase sigma factor → MISTRKIRAKREVKSQGKTRRISVYQAPSEPEKPIKKASEPSIDWLRYQRDASPEVRARLLRQYLPLVRNVAGRMAIGFPRSVELSDLINTGVIGLVEAFGNFDPQRGVKFETYAVPRIRGAILDELRALDWVPRSTRARAREIERAILSLENDYGRPPNDAELAQKLGCTIEELMLAKGDVSGSSLLSLDETIYREEDNHQVPRIETVRDDSRATALGDLEKSELRAFLVTAIDRLTEQEKLVIALYYFEELTLKEIGEVMTISESRVSQIHTKAVLKLRGMIRERFALSG, encoded by the coding sequence ATGATTAGCACGAGAAAAATTCGAGCGAAACGTGAAGTGAAGAGCCAGGGAAAAACCAGGCGCATTTCCGTGTACCAAGCACCGTCCGAACCGGAAAAACCGATCAAGAAAGCGTCGGAACCATCAATAGACTGGTTGCGCTATCAGCGTGACGCCAGTCCGGAAGTACGTGCCCGGTTGCTGCGGCAGTACCTTCCTCTGGTGCGCAATGTTGCCGGAAGGATGGCCATTGGTTTTCCCCGGTCGGTGGAGTTATCGGACCTGATCAATACGGGAGTAATCGGCCTGGTGGAGGCTTTCGGCAACTTTGATCCGCAGCGTGGAGTAAAATTCGAAACTTATGCCGTTCCGCGGATAAGAGGCGCCATCCTGGATGAGTTGCGCGCTCTCGACTGGGTGCCGCGTTCCACCCGCGCTCGCGCCCGCGAAATCGAGCGGGCGATTTTGAGTCTGGAGAATGATTACGGTCGCCCGCCCAATGATGCCGAACTGGCTCAAAAACTCGGTTGCACGATAGAGGAACTTATGCTGGCCAAAGGAGATGTCAGTGGTTCGTCCCTTCTCTCGCTGGACGAGACCATTTATCGGGAAGAAGACAATCATCAGGTGCCCCGAATCGAAACGGTGCGCGATGATTCGCGGGCCACGGCGCTGGGAGATCTGGAAAAGAGCGAATTGCGGGCATTCCTCGTGACCGCCATCGATCGTCTCACCGAACAGGAAAAATTGGTCATTGCGCTCTATTATTTTGAAGAACTGACACTCAAGGAAATCGGCGAGGTTATGACGATTTCGGAATCAAGAGTGTCGCAGATACATACCAAGGCGGTCCTTAAACTGCGCGGAATGATTCGGGAGAGATTCGCCTTGAGCGGTTGA
- the fliR gene encoding flagellar biosynthetic protein FliR, which translates to MFEFVTYSAAKLQILLLVSFRAAGLFISAPILGHRVLPPLVKAGLAIILAIILIPVASQVSLEPVNSIWLLAVLAAKEMLIGFIIGFFFSLLFLAIQMGGGIVGYQIGLAIGNVLDPEFGSEVSIVGEFWVLIASLIFLSIDGHHAIISAFADSYRMIPVGVFNFSGPAGENIIRLSSYAFVMAIKISAPVVITLFLTEVALGVVARTVPQMNIFIVGIPLKIGIGFLILAISLPVFRFIIEKSIGYLDMEVIRLLHNIGTA; encoded by the coding sequence TTGTTTGAATTCGTAACATACAGCGCCGCCAAACTTCAGATACTCCTTCTGGTATCCTTTCGGGCCGCCGGGCTCTTTATCTCCGCTCCAATACTGGGGCATCGCGTGCTGCCGCCGTTGGTCAAGGCGGGGCTGGCCATAATCCTGGCCATCATTCTTATTCCGGTCGCCTCACAGGTGTCGCTCGAGCCGGTCAATTCAATCTGGCTGCTGGCCGTTCTGGCCGCCAAAGAGATGTTGATCGGCTTCATCATCGGCTTTTTCTTCTCACTCCTTTTTCTGGCGATCCAGATGGGCGGGGGCATTGTCGGTTATCAGATTGGTCTGGCTATCGGCAATGTGCTCGATCCCGAGTTCGGGAGTGAAGTCTCGATTGTCGGCGAGTTCTGGGTTTTGATAGCGTCGTTGATATTTCTGTCCATTGACGGACATCATGCCATCATCTCCGCCTTTGCCGACAGTTATCGAATGATTCCCGTGGGCGTTTTCAATTTCTCCGGACCGGCCGGTGAAAATATCATCCGCCTGTCCTCATATGCCTTTGTCATGGCCATCAAGATTTCGGCGCCGGTGGTAATCACTCTCTTCTTAACGGAAGTGGCGCTTGGCGTGGTGGCTCGCACTGTGCCGCAGATGAATATATTTATTGTCGGTATCCCCCTAAAAATCGGCATCGGCTTTTTGATTCTGGCGATATCTCTGCCGGTTTTCAGATTCATAATCGAAAAATCGATTGGTTATCTCGATATGGAAGTGATCCGGCTGCTTCACAACATTGGCACCGCATGA
- the flhB gene encoding flagellar biosynthesis protein FlhB — translation MAEEQFQERTEQATPRRREKAREEGKVARSAELNSAVILCLGAVALYFMGPILVSQLKQFMIFIFQEAPRMHPDYDTMVALLTSKVMTFFFLLGPILLVLMVVAYGINVMQVGFLFTGKPLEPKLDKLNIATGIKKLFSARSLVELIRDTAKVILIGFVGYKAITAQMDSFFLLSDNSVGVFAGAMGQMALKTTLQIGAVMLVLAIFDYAYQKFDFEKSIRMSKQDIRDEYKDTEGSPQIKARVRQIQREMSRRRMMQEIPNADVVVTNPTHIAVALKYNSTEMDAPMVVAKGERLIAEKIKEIAREAEVPVVENPPLARALFSMCEVGSYVPAKLYRAVAEVLAYVYRLKGVGV, via the coding sequence ATGGCTGAAGAGCAATTCCAGGAACGCACCGAACAAGCGACCCCGCGCCGCCGCGAAAAGGCGCGCGAGGAAGGGAAAGTCGCCCGCTCCGCCGAGCTTAACTCGGCCGTGATTCTTTGTCTTGGTGCAGTCGCCCTCTATTTCATGGGGCCCATTCTGGTTTCGCAGTTGAAGCAGTTTATGATCTTCATATTTCAGGAAGCACCGCGTATGCATCCCGATTATGATACCATGGTGGCGCTTCTCACTTCGAAAGTAATGACCTTCTTCTTTCTGCTGGGGCCGATTCTTCTGGTCCTGATGGTGGTGGCGTATGGAATCAATGTCATGCAGGTGGGATTCCTTTTCACCGGCAAGCCGCTCGAACCGAAACTGGACAAACTGAATATCGCCACCGGCATCAAGAAGCTTTTCTCGGCGCGTTCGCTGGTTGAGCTTATCCGCGACACCGCCAAGGTCATACTGATAGGCTTTGTGGGTTACAAGGCTATCACCGCCCAGATGGATTCCTTCTTCCTCCTCTCGGATAACTCGGTGGGTGTCTTTGCCGGCGCCATGGGGCAGATGGCACTCAAAACCACGCTTCAAATTGGAGCGGTTATGCTGGTGCTGGCCATATTCGATTATGCCTACCAGAAATTTGATTTCGAAAAATCAATCCGGATGAGCAAGCAGGATATCCGGGATGAATATAAAGACACCGAGGGTTCACCGCAGATCAAGGCGCGGGTGCGACAGATACAGCGGGAGATGTCCCGCCGGCGAATGATGCAGGAAATCCCCAATGCCGATGTTGTCGTGACCAACCCGACCCATATAGCAGTCGCGCTCAAGTACAATTCGACGGAGATGGATGCGCCCATGGTCGTTGCCAAAGGCGAAAGGCTGATTGCGGAGAAAATTAAAGAGATCGCGCGTGAGGCGGAAGTGCCGGTCGTCGAGAATCCGCCGCTGGCGCGGGCCCTTTTCAGCATGTGCGAGGTCGGCTCGTATGTTCCGGCTAAGTTGTACCGCGCCGTAGCCGAGGTGCTGGCCTATGTGTACCGGCTTAAGGGAGTGGGAGTTTAA